From Xyrauchen texanus isolate HMW12.3.18 unplaced genomic scaffold, RBS_HiC_50CHRs HiC_scaffold_402, whole genome shotgun sequence:
atttatttgtaagtcactttggataaaagcgtttgctaaataattcattaaataaataaaattgtgaatACCGGAAATTGTCTGTTGTAgtagttaaaaaaataagcaattgAACTGAAGCGAATTAACAGGGTTAAGTTGCAATGTTTAGCAAAGTATGAAtcattgcatttacatgcacttactcTTTTGGTGCCTTTTCCTTTCAGGCATATGCCTTGGTCCCCTGTGGGATATAAGATTACAGTCCAGTCATATATCCactcagaaaaagaaaaaaaacacatttacaataatTAGACAACATGCACTTTGTGAtgtcttttcaacataaatatgtATCCCTGGTGTGTCTAGACACCCCTGAAATATGAGAAAAGACCATCCTCTCAGttgatgtgtgtgcaaacacgCTGTTTAATTTGGCTCCAGATTTTACATCACATGCAGGCTCATTGGAAAATAGTAATCATAGTAGGCTTATAGAATACTCCATCTAAAATGACCTGTTTCAGACAGGGTCTGCATAAAGGACCAGTTTAAGATAAATAAGGACTTTTATAGGATCATGCAAAGCTACTCTAGTGGAGTATCAGAATAAAAATATAGAACTGGAAAttagcataataggtcccctttaaattctatttaagtaattaatttaCTTATTAGAGAATCTGCTTGACTAATGAGTTCCTTTGAGTTTCATAGTTACCAAGCTATGGTAACAGTTATCAGAACCACCAATAAttaccctaataataataataataattcattacatttatatagtgcttttctgggTACTCAAAGCTTTACATtgaagggggaatctcctcaaccaccaccaatgtgcagcatccacctggatgatgcgacggcagccatattgCGCCAGTAcgccaccacacaccagcttacTGGTGGAGAGGAGACAGTGAGGAAGCCAATCAGTATATGGGGAtgattaggaggccatgatggaCAGAGGCCACAGGGCAAATTTGGCCAGGATGCCGGGGTTACACCCCAACACCGCACCCTACTTTTTTGAAGGACACCCTGGGATTTAtaataaccacagagagtcaggacctcagtttaacatctcatccgaaggacggacAAACATTTACAtacctgactttttttttttcgctTTGAGACTGTGCCCCTGGCTGACCCTGTGAAGACATCTGTGGGTTTGGAGAAAGAAAATTACTCATATACCAAATAAATCTTtaactaattatttaaaatacttgAAGATCACAACATCGCACAAGTGTGGAAGTACATGTATTAATAGGTGTAAAGTACATGCATTCTTATTGCGATTGAATTAAGGTTGCTCCATTAACTCCACGTGTTTCATTTTCTCGTTTATGTCCATCCTGTTTGTGATAATCCTAACTTGTTTCAACAAGCGCTGATCCTGCGCTGACTTGTTCAGGGAACGCAAGGGGTGGGAGAATGGTTAAGTTAAGTGTTCATGGGACACTGACATTCccaattattttgaatattaaatTTATCCTAAtatctttaataataaaatttgGCCTATTAATTTCAGCATTTGATTAGTAGTACTTATTTTACTTTTAGATTTATAATAGACTCACAAAATTCCTTCCAACAGCCCTAGTACAGAATCAGATAGACTTATCATCTATCTAATTATGTAATATCAGAACAACTTTTCTAGCAGATTATCCATTGAAAATGAGAACCCTgtaggtgatgatacacagggcaactttttgagcaatgttgctggGCAATGTTGCCGTCAACGAGCAACCAGATGAGACACAGGACCCACAACCCATCTAAATTATCCAGATAGAAATGTGTTGCCCATTTTCAATGGGAAAGTGCCCAAGGAACAATCCCTCAGCAAGATTGCccagcaacattgctcaaaaagttgccctgtgtatcatcacctagTGAGTTTTACTTTATCAAGCAGAAAAAAGTTATAGCATGGTGTGTTTGAGGTCATTTCGTTGAAAAGAGCCCTAACCTGCATCAAGCTCTATGGGGGAAAAACACTAGAAGTCAAGTAAAGTTAAGGTAACCCATGGGTCAAACACTTTTGGCCTTTACAAATATAAACTGTAACTCTTTAAATTTGTTCTAATTACCTTGCCCCTCCGTGGATTCCGcctgctccacttgcccctccgtggattccgcctgctccacttgcccctccgtggattcagcctgctccacttgcccctccgtggattcagcctgctccacttgcccctccgtggattcagcctgctccacttgcccctcTGTGGATTCCGcctgctccacttgcccctccgtggattccacctgctccacttgcccctccgtggattcagcctgctccacttgcccctccgtggattcagcctgctccacttgcccctccgtggattcagcctgctccacttgcccctcTGTGGATTCCGcctgctccacttgcccctccgtggattccacctgctccacttgcccctccGTGGATTCCGCCTCGCAGGGTGTGAGCTGCAGAGTAATCAGCTGATCCTCATTGCCACTGGAATCCTGGGTCCATCCTGTGCAAGTTAAACAAGTGTTGTGTTTTGCTTATTTAAAACATAGAGGTTAACCATAAGCTTGATATGTACCTGTTTTAACTGTTAGGTAAATGTGTTTGAATAATATATACCAAATTTTGGATTGCAGGAGAACTATTGAGAGTCTACTGGATGTATTAGATATCTGTAAtatatttgattgattttctaTGACAATAACCAATACAATCTTTAAGTCAGGAAAATAAAACCCAGAGTGCTCATAATATCTATTGAAAAAATGACAAGTATAAATTTTGTTTACAGTCTGGGTCAAACTATTCAGTTAAGACTAGACAGCGTGCGCTAAAAAACTTTGGGCTTTATACCTCAAAGTTAGTAGCAATGTAAGTTTGTGGTGTATCCAGCAAAAATGTGatggttttctttttctttgtgttatttcTGTTAATGATCTACATTTCTAGCACTGTCCTCGATATTGTTTCAATGAGTATATATAGATTCATTATCATTTGATTCATTGACCCAGTGACCAAAACGGGTCTTTGCAAATGTAATGTGTTCAATTAGTATGTCACTCCAAAAATTGATGTGGTCAGTGtgctttaaacattaaaaatatggtTGTATGTGGGCTGagaacagaaataaaatatgGCTCTTACAAAAACATACCAAACATAATTCTAAAGTTGACAGTATATGCTTGAATGCACTTAACTCTGGGTGCCAAATCCCATTGTAGACCAGTGTGCTGCATGCTATTAATACAAACAGGGCTCAATACACTTAGAATCTACATGTCTACATCTGCAGTTGCAGGAAACTACTGTTTTGAAACAGTTTACTTCAATTCCCATAATCAATTGCCAGGtgtaaatttttatgtttttctaccAATTTGCGTCTACATTAAATGTGTTGGTAGAGACGTCACATAGTAGACTATGATCATACAAGCATtcatcagcagaaaaaagaatgactgaattTAACTTTTAGGGGTGAGCCATTCCTTTAAgatttaaacattaataaaatattttgcatacTCAACACAAGTTGTGAACTGTGACTTTAAGATACAGTGCATGCATGCATCTCACCTTCACAAAGGTATTCATAAAATGAACCTATCTTCTGTAGGTAGTCCTGGGCAAAGGTGGAGAGTGTGCAGCGAGGCGTTAATATTTCAcacttaatttctttttttttgttctcctTTCCTAGTAGCAGAACTGGTTTGTAGCCAATGGCATGGAGTTTCTCAAGCTGCAATGAAAAAATTGTGTGTTTGCTGTTTAAAGTAatagaaaaacaacataaaaaataactaagaatattaatttaaaatatataaatatataacattattaatgacagcatgcaggtTACTGCCATTCAGGATTTTTAACCTAATGGTGAGTTTAGCTTTATGTGCAAACAGGAAAGGCTCATACATTACAAGCAAAAAACAACTCTATATAGAAAAACAGTAAAAAGATGAATCTGACACCATGAGGGTACCCTTTATATActgttatataaatatttatttttgtaacagtAACTCGGGTTTTGCACATACATTGATAAGATTATGTAACCATTGTGCAACTGGACAATGACAATCTaaagatttattaaaaataaaggcaGAACCTTAGTGATTACGTGACCAAATGGGTGAATGCTGCACATATTTACAGTTGACGCATGCACattttaaagtgctttgagtAGTACAGTATGAATGCAGTTCATGTCTTATTTCTCATCCACTCGATAAGAAAGTTTGATTATTAAATTGCACCTGTAATTCTGTCATAATGCATGCCTGTATATGTTATGATCTCAAGAATTCCTGAGTTTCAATTATATTTGCTGTTTGTTCAAATTTTGCTCTGGTAGATCATTTAGTTATGTGATGTATTACGGTGAAGATGTGATAACTTTATGGTTGTATTAtcaccaataaaataaaaaatacaaatcacaaTTATGTGCCTTCAAAGTTGATAGTTAAATTATACTTTACATTTATTCTGATGACACAGGAGGACAAAGTATCATTGGAAAAAAAGATTCAAATTGATCtatattggcaaaaaaaaaagcctttctgACCTTAAGCTGGCAATGCTCACTTAATAACAAATGGTACCACTGAATCTACTTCCTAGATGATCTGGACAGTTTACTGTCATGTATGAAATTGTACGTACCATGATATTGGCTTCATCCTTGATGGATGCAGTGTTGTGGTTTTTCTTACGACCAACCACCCATTCCTCTCGCTTCTCATCAAACCTCTGAAGCTTCTTCTTGAGGCGCTGCTTCAGAGGCTGCTCCTTTTTACAATGTGAGCAGATCTTTTGAGCGCAAAATAAAATCCCCTGACAAAAGGGGCAGATCTTTTTTGTAGACCCCCCTGGCATTATAACACAcagtcagatacagacagacagacagtcagatacagacagacagacagacagtcagatacagacagacagacagtcagatacagacagacagacaaagatggGTAAGACAGACAAGTagacaaagacagacagggagGAAAGAAAGAGCAATAGATGACTGTGAGATAGATAAAGATTGAAGAGATGGACAGAAATATAGATAGTGAGAGAACAGAGAGGATGTAAGATATCGAAAATAATGAAGAGATAGAGGTTGGCTCTTAAAAGTGCCTTTGGGTTTTGAAAATAAGGTTTGGATAGGTTCGACAGGTGATATGTTTGACAGGATCTGCAGGAGaacaacagaaaatgttaattatgtaGTGTTATGTTGATATAAGATTTAAAAAGTGTACCCTAATATAGTGAGTGATTCCCATTTTCTCATAACATGTGTCTAGGGTTCGCCATCCCAGATTTAAAGGCAGCGTTATGTGCAGTATAACGTTAGACCAAGTGATAATATTGTTATTACTGACACATTACAGTGACGTTGTGTGTGAACTACGATGATCAAGAGAAAATTACATCATCTAGATGTCCCCAATTACTATTCCCCAATAAATTTTCAATAAGCAACACGTCCAAAATAAAATGAGTATTTCCACataaaaaaacatgttgtgatatatatataattatatatatatatatatatatatatatatatatatatatatatatatatatatatatatacatatatatatatatatatatatatatacatatatatatatatatatatatatatacatatatatatatatatatatatatatatacacatatatatatatacacacacacatatatatatatatatatatatatatacacacacatatatatatatatacacacacatatatatatatgtatatatatatatatatacacacacacacacacatatatgtatatatacatatatatatatatatgtgtgtgtgtgtgtatatatatatatatgtgtgtgtgtgtatatatatatatatatatgtgtgtgtgtgtgtgtatatatatatatatgtgtgtatatatatatatatgtgtgtgtgtgtgtgtatatatatatatatgtgtgtgtgtatatatatatatatatatatatatatgtgtgtgtgtgtatatatatatatatatatatgtgtgtgtgtgtgtatatatatatatatatgtgtgtgtgtgtgtatatatatatatatatatatgtgtgtgtgtgtgtatatatatatatatatatatagatatatgtgtgtgtgtgtgtgtatatatatatatatatatatatatgtgtgtgtgtgtgtgtgtatatatatatatatatatatatatatatatacacacacacacacatctagaaCCTATATCTAGgcctagaaaatgttttttttataaactcgtaattgtattaattttggacGTGTAAATGCTTATGAATTCATTTTGCTCAGAGACTGTTGTAAGCGACTTACCGTGGTGGAATCGCGCTGGGCAATGGTGTTCTGCGATGGTCGCACACAGTGACGTACTGCACAAAATTGCGccaaaatatcaataataattaaaaagtacagtcTTAATATTTTATATCCGTGCTCAAAATTTCAAAGGGGTCAGCGTAAATGTCGAAGTGAAGGAAACACGAGTATGTAGCcattacatttaaacacatatcaATTCCCAGAATGCATCCATCTCTTTGCCAAAGGATATGTCCATATAAAGCAATATAAACATTTCTGCAGTAGgctatataattaatttattacaacTTCATAATCAGTATTGGGATGAAAGTTCTATAAAAGTAggctattctttttttctttttgtggcgCAAAAAAAGCAAAGTAGCTAGGCTCACTATAAGCCATTGCAAATTGAAATACCATCGGCAATTATAAAATATCCCACCTAAATTAAGGCATGTTTTAAGCATATAGAAAATATACCGTCCTGCaattatgtaattttaatgtagcccaaaattatataaaaatgagaGGAAAAAGAGTTAGGGTTAGAAAAATAATCAAAGTTCAAAATTCAAAGATGAGGGATTTGCACTCAAATCTATCGGACGACCCTCTCCGTTGTCAAGTGACGAATAGGGGGTACCCTCAACGTCGGCTTTGGACGTGAGGGGGAAATGACCAAACGGCATGTGACGAATAGCGGTGAGACCATGTTGCAAAGAAAGACGTGGTGCAGGCACGTAAAATACGTCCCTTTGAAATACATTAGATTGAAATTCGTGTTGTGTGGcacgaaaaaaagaagaaaattcgtGCTGAAGGACACGAATCAATTCGTGTTGAGTAGCCAACCGAATATAAAGCAAGGCCTTGAATGACTTACAAAGATGGCTGAATGATTCATGCCTGTGCCTTAATGTTAAAAAGACTGTATCAATGTTTTTTAGTAAACCTAAAACAACCGTGGCCACAGTAAAAGTTTGCTTGGGTGGACAAGAATTAATTAATGTTGAGGAATTTAAGTATTTGGGAGTGCTGATAGACTCGAAATTATCCTTTAAAAAACACGTTAAAAAATTGTGAAAATTGTAAATGTTAATATACGGAACTTTAGACATATTCGTACATCATTAACGGATTCAGCAGCGATTACATTCCTGCACTCTATGATACTGGTTCATATTGAGTACTGTATCACAAGTTGGTCCTATACTGAGTCATGCTGCTATTGGGCCAATCAAGTATGCTACAAAAGAGCATTGAAAATATTAGACAAGAAACCGTTGTCATATCACCATTGTcaaattttagataaatataagCTTTTAAATTTTGctaatttcaaattatttaaatcagCCTGTCTAATCTATAAGGTTATACATGGTCTGGCGCCTCCACCATTGAGTgattatattaaacaaaaatctAGTAGTGTTGCCGGGTCTCGAGTGACTAGAGCCACTATGAGAGGTGATTGTGACTTGGCATTTAGGCGGACCGCCTTTTCACAGAACGTCCTGTCATATCAGGGAGTGAGCTTCTGGAATAGTATTCCACTGTTAATGAGGGAAAGCACAAGTCTTCCTACCTTTAGGAGTCATTTAAAAGTGTGGCTGAAGGACACACAAACATGTGATCATGATTAGGTAATCATTAGATATCAGATGTAAAACATAGTTAGTGCATTACAAAAATGGATACAATTATCAATGTGATATGGGTTGTGCAATAAGAGTCAGTATAGTATGGGTTGTGCAACAGGGGTCAGTGTAATGCTGGTCAGTGCAATATCAGGTTAGTTAGGATATGTGCAAAATTGTGGTTTGTGCAATATAGTCGATGCTTTCCAATTTTCTATATGTCTTTTGTTGTCCACTCTTGTTGTTACTGTCTGTTCTAACATGTTGTGATCACTGCTCTTGTCCTTGTATTTCTGTATATAGTCTGTGTATAGTGTATtgatatgtatttattaatttctgtgtgtTACATCAACCTGCCAGagggtctgcagatggaaattagcctaaggctataatctgacatatttacatttgtgaaaatgttcattaatatgtattgtcccttttaataaaataaaaaaaaaaaaaaatacagcaagGATTAAAATCTCCTGATTAGATGTTGAGTAATGTAGCCCTTAAAGTTTGCAAAAGGAATAGCCTAACATCTGAGGAAAAAACAATAGTGTGCTCTCGAAGGAAAGACGTGGTGCATATGCTCCATTAAAATACATTGGATTGAAAGTCATGCTGAGTGACacggaaaaaaaaagaagaatattcGTGCCCATAGACACGAATCAATAGATTCATGTTGAGTAACCTACCGAATATAAAGCAATAAAAACGAGGATTAAAATCACCTGATTAAATGTTGAGTAATGTAGCCCTTAAAGTTTACAAAATGAATAACAATTGTGAAAAAACAATAGTGTGCTCTCGGAAGAAAGACGGGTGCAGGCACGAAAAATACGTCCCATTGAAATACATTGAaagtcgtgctgagtgacacgGAAAAAAAGAAGGATATGTGTGCCCTTTGGACACGTAAAAATAGATTAATGTTGAGTAGCCTACCGAATATAAAGCAAAAAAACGAGGATTAAAATCTTTTGATTAAATGTTGAGTAATGTAGCTCTTAAAGTTTGCAAAATGAATAACAATTGAGAAAAAACAATAGTGTGCTCTCGGAAGAAAAACGTGGTGCAGGCACGAAAAATACGTCCCATTGAAATACATTAGATTGAaagtcgtgctgagtgacacgAAAAAATGGGGAAACTCGTGTCCATGAACACGAATCAATAGATTACATTTCGTGACAATGTCACGAACTGCCGTGAGACTGGGTTGGATAGTTCCACTGAAGCACAGTGTATTGTAGTAGATGCTTTGATGTCAGTAGACCAAAGGCCAActtctttgtgtttgtgtatctgATAGATATGGCTTAATCACAGATACAGACGATAAGCAGTGCCATTGCTGCAGTGCTTCCAGAACTTCCTCAAGCAGTTCTTACTTCAGTGGAAGATACATTGAAGGGATTTGGTGCAGAGACCATAGATGATCTGCAGTTCATTACAGAAGGAGACTTGCTGCCGGTGTTGAAGCCCGTCCAAGCCAGAAGACTTGTTGCTGCCTGGGCCCAGAACAGTAAGTGTATTACATTTAACATAAtttcacaatatttttacattgccATCACACCATAGCACAAATTATCTATTCATTTAACGGTTAACAAGTGACCAGTTAACTATTTTGATCATTGTTTTGAGTCAATtttaaaaaaggggggaaaaagcaAATTCTCTGATTTCAACTTctcaaatatattataatattttctgtttttttttttttttagtcctcTGGACAAACAAGACATATGTGGCCATGCAGGCAGTGATCTACATTTTTTACTATTTTCTAACATTTTATGGACCAAACAACGAATAGATTAATTGACAATGAAAATTGATATTTGCAGCCATATTAACGATACATTATATTTTCAACAGAGAAGCATGGCATCCTTCAAGGtttaatgtttcctttgttcttCTGTTACAGACTCAAGCACTCCAACTGCAGCATTTTCCTCTCCACTGTCTGTCTGTTCCTCTCCACCCTCGGTCTCTCCCTCACCAGCATTCTCCTCAACCACCTCATCAACCTCAAGTAGCTGTTCCACTTTTGTGGCAAACTGGGTAGAGAAGTTCCAGATACCATGGCAGAAGCTCCTTGAAGAGTTAGTGCAGAGTTTAGAAAGGAAGGCGAGACCTAGTCCGCGGCTGCGGCGAGAGATGGTAAGGATAGTGGTTTCTGAGATGATAAAGATGTGTAATAATCCAACCAAACACAATACTACAGAGATAGGCAAAATAATGGTGGCCAAGTATCCAGAAGCCCTCCAAGATGTCATAGAGGGCGATGTCATTGGACCTGGATATCATTCACTGGTAAAGCAACTCCAAGCCCGAGTTGAAAATGTGAAACGACCCAACACACCAAAGATAACGAAACGCAAGTTTACACCAGATGAGTATGATACTGAAGAGATTCCAGCTGAACAAAAAGCCAGAGTTCAAGACACATATGGCTGTGTCAACTGGGAGCCGAAATATTTGCCACTCTCTGAGACTATGGAGAgtcagcaagaaaaaaaaaacaagatgaagGAGATGTTTGAAGAGATTGACTACAATGCAGACAATGTAAAAAAGTTAGTACAGTCCACCTATTACACACAGCGTAAAGACATCAACAAGGGGACAAGCTTTCAGAAACTTAGCCGAGAGTGGCCCTTTTTGTTCAAGGAAGCTCGTATGGTAGCACACTTCCAAGAACTTACTGGTCTGAGTCTAATGGATACCTTCCTTGGCAATGTGGAGAAAAAAGGAAGACGTCTCTTAAACTTCTTCAAGAATGTTGATGCACAAAAACGCAAACAAGTCCTGGATGCTCTTCTCAAGTTTCAGACTGAGCGGGGCCATTTGGATGGTTGCTCACAAGACATCGTAAAGATGGTACTTCTTTTACTGGCTCATTTTGGTGAGAAGGAGGAGAACCTGCTCCAATACGTTGAGGAGACATGCCTGGTCCAAGAGGTTCAGATGGAGAAGTTGCCGGCAACACCTTGCGTAATTGCGTGTGGTAAGTAAACAAAAACTAAAAGTCTAACATTTAAGTCCTtgtaactgaagtttatttatttctttttttgttttttatgttgttaATCTTTTCAGGGCCCTGTTGCTTTTCTGCTGAGACATTCATGTTGAGCATTGACCAAAAGGTTGTCAACGACCACATCACTTCCTTCACCTCTGCCCTCTGCCTGATGTTTGGGAGTTTCTACTGCTTTAACATACACTACCCAGTGGAACTACGATCAACACTAGAGTTTCTCCAAAggtacagtttattttttgctaGAACAATAAGTTCTTTGATTTCACCCATTAattgttacttatttttttattttgtttttcttatgaAGGTGTTTCTTCTCAATAAATCCTGAGAGAGGCACCAAAGTCGAgtggaataaaaaaaagaaagtactcCCAGTCAATCCTAGAGTCCTCACTCTGATTGCAGACCTTGCAGACCATGAATGGACATAGACACGCCTTATTAACTCTTTAGGGACAAGTGGTTATGGTATGAGTGGTTAATGTATGTTCaggtatactgtatgtttagaaatactgtatgttcaagtATACAGTATGTGCGGTATACCGCACATATTTTGTTGTTAAAATTGTACCACAAGGTAAATTGAAAGCCAGTGTAAACTTCTCGTTGGAAAATGTCTGGTGGTTTCTGAAGGTACATGTTAAGCTTCACAGAGAGATCAGTGGATTTGTGCTGGTGAACTTGGTAGTTCCAGAAATTTCttagatgacatttatttatttttttatagtcatTAAGGTAATTGTTTAGTGATTTTTGTACTTAGTACAATTTCAAACCATTGCTCTTTACAGCTTCACAGAAGTGGAAAAACTTTcctatatttcaaaatgtaagaagaatatgtttttttgtgGCCTATTGTTTGTTCAGGTTTATGGAGTATTATAAGTGTTGTGAAAATACTGTTGTCCCATGTAAATCACGCTTATGTGGGTCACTCCTTCGGAGCCATGCAGTTACACATAACACAGACTCTATACTTGATTCAAACTGTTAACTGGCCGTGTCTGACTTTTTTGACTTTTTAAAATGGACAGCTGCGGTGCTGCTTTCTGCCTTTCTGGAGTGTTTCTGGGCTGGGCAGAG
This genomic window contains:
- the LOC127642135 gene encoding uncharacterized protein LOC127642135 encodes the protein MPGGSTKKICPFCQGILFCAQKICSHCKKEQPLKQRLKKKLQRFDEKREEWVVGRKKNHNTASIKDEANIMLEKLHAIGYKPVLLLGKENKKKEIKCEILTPRCTLSTFAQDYLQKIGSFYEYLCEGWTQDSSGNEDQLITLQLTPCEAESTEGQVEQVESTEGQVEQAESTEGQVEQAESTEGQVEQAESTEGQVEQAESTEGQVEQVESTEGQVEQAESTEGQVEQAESTEGQVEQAESTEGQVEQAESTEGQVEQAESTEGQVEQAESTEGQDVFTGSARGTVSKRKKKSQGDQGICLKGKGTKRIAPTTLA